In a single window of the Veillonella sp. genome:
- a CDS encoding MlaE family ABC transporter permease, which produces MNWLESIGRVVIHGLSQMGSATLLVWQTIKQLKMINLWHVFQQMAHLGVDSLPIISLTLLFAGAVMTLQITDVLITYGAQSTVGGLMAVAMGRELGPILVGVVLAGRVGAAITAEIGTMKVTEQIDALRVMAVDPIGYLVVPRVVACMIMVPILAFYGVVIGIAGGYFVATAIKGLAPSTYLDSIQMFSTISDFTLGLIKSSVFGAVIALVGAYKGMETKMGAEAVGFSTTSSVVTSIILVFVLNYFLSTLLY; this is translated from the coding sequence TTGAATTGGCTTGAATCGATAGGTCGTGTTGTAATACATGGCCTATCACAGATGGGTAGTGCTACATTATTAGTGTGGCAAACAATAAAACAACTGAAAATGATTAATCTGTGGCATGTATTCCAGCAGATGGCTCACCTAGGTGTAGATTCATTGCCGATTATTAGCTTAACGCTACTATTTGCAGGGGCGGTTATGACCTTACAGATTACAGATGTATTAATTACATATGGTGCACAAAGCACCGTAGGTGGTCTTATGGCTGTTGCTATGGGACGTGAATTAGGTCCCATCTTGGTAGGGGTAGTACTAGCTGGCCGTGTTGGCGCTGCCATCACGGCTGAAATCGGTACAATGAAGGTAACCGAACAAATCGATGCGCTTCGTGTTATGGCTGTCGATCCTATAGGTTATCTTGTGGTACCTCGTGTAGTAGCATGTATGATTATGGTGCCAATTTTGGCATTTTATGGTGTTGTGATTGGGATTGCGGGCGGCTACTTTGTAGCTACCGCTATCAAAGGGTTAGCACCAAGTACCTATTTAGATTCTATTCAAATGTTTTCTACCATTTCAGACTTCACACTTGGGCTAATTAAGTCCAGTGTATTTGGTGCTGTTATTGCATTGGTAGGGGCCTATAAGGGAATGGAAACTAAAATGGGCGCAGAAGCTGTAGGCTTCTCCACAACTAGTTCTGTTGTAACTAGTATTATTTTAGTATTTGTATTAAATTACTTTTTATCTACCTTGTTATATTAG
- a CDS encoding ABC transporter ATP-binding protein, translated as MIELRDVVVAYESRVILDSINLTIDDGETLVILGGSGSGKSTLLRLLIGLQRPTSGQIIVDGTDITTLSEDEFNTVRRKMGMVFQYSALFDSMSVGENVAFGLRQHTDLGDDEIRRIVAERLDWVGLKGYESYMPNELSGGMKKRVSLARAIALDPSLILYDEPSSGLDPITSGTISMLIKGMQQRLGCTSIVVTHDMQSAFYVADRIALLDKGKFVEISDTIDFKNSTNKKVQQFIHGEAEPINVSAMGDV; from the coding sequence ATGATAGAACTACGCGATGTTGTAGTTGCCTATGAGTCACGTGTGATTTTAGACTCTATTAATCTCACCATTGATGATGGGGAGACGTTAGTCATATTAGGTGGTAGTGGCAGTGGTAAAAGTACCTTGCTTCGATTATTAATTGGCTTACAGCGCCCTACATCAGGACAGATTATTGTAGATGGCACAGATATTACAACATTATCTGAAGATGAATTTAATACAGTACGAAGAAAAATGGGGATGGTATTCCAATACTCTGCTCTGTTTGATTCTATGTCGGTAGGCGAAAATGTGGCCTTTGGTTTGCGTCAACATACGGACTTGGGGGATGATGAGATACGACGTATTGTAGCAGAGCGACTAGATTGGGTCGGTTTGAAAGGGTATGAATCCTATATGCCTAACGAATTGTCTGGCGGTATGAAAAAGCGCGTTAGCTTAGCTCGCGCCATAGCGCTAGATCCAAGCTTAATCCTCTATGATGAACCTTCATCCGGCTTGGATCCTATTACATCTGGTACGATTAGTATGCTAATTAAGGGAATGCAACAACGGCTTGGTTGTACTTCTATCGTAGTAACGCATGATATGCAATCCGCGTTTTATGTGGCAGATCGCATAGCTTTACTTGATAAGGGGAAATTTGTGGAAATTTCTGATACAATAGACTTTAAGAATTCTACAAATAAAAAGGTACAACAGTTTATTCATGGTGAAGCAGAACCAATTAATGTATCTGCGATGGGAGATGTATAA
- a CDS encoding MlaD family protein, translated as MKWTTEAKVGAFTIIGIALFIAGILFVGRIDIWAKPQMTITGDFAQVNGLKNGNQVKYSGVAIGNVSDIEITPHGVVVKMKLDEKTQIPSDSTFTLGSDGFLGDKFIQISPGQSKVFLQDGDSVKGEGADAMDKAMQSAQKLMDGTEKMLQSINNIIGDPVTQNALKHSLQSTATMADNAVAITQNMADVTAQLNQAAQQFNADGNAGNDMRAILTNLKQTTDRVDNMARSMESTVTDPKAQENIKETLHNTAQISARINKLMGGKAYQTDASGNVVDGNNVEKKSSTKVEPSVDLLYNTTDDEFRINGRVRAYNDKGMAELGLSNIGDGTKFDLNAGRFVSSKWLVRGGIFESELGLGVDYNLRGPVSLSAAVYDLNNRKYRIRSDIRLHKDTYGVIQMTRPFGSTNGGTYFGIKQVF; from the coding sequence ATGAAGTGGACGACGGAGGCCAAGGTAGGGGCTTTCACAATAATAGGTATAGCTCTATTTATTGCGGGAATACTTTTTGTAGGCCGCATTGATATATGGGCTAAGCCACAAATGACGATTACTGGCGATTTTGCTCAAGTTAATGGCCTAAAAAATGGCAATCAAGTTAAATATTCAGGTGTGGCCATCGGTAATGTCTCTGATATCGAGATTACACCGCATGGTGTTGTAGTAAAAATGAAGCTTGATGAAAAAACACAAATCCCAAGTGATTCTACATTTACATTGGGATCAGATGGTTTTTTAGGCGATAAATTTATTCAAATTTCACCAGGTCAATCTAAGGTATTTTTACAAGATGGTGACTCTGTTAAGGGCGAAGGTGCAGACGCTATGGATAAAGCGATGCAAAGCGCTCAAAAATTAATGGATGGCACCGAAAAAATGTTGCAATCTATCAATAATATTATTGGTGATCCAGTAACGCAAAATGCACTTAAACATTCATTGCAATCTACTGCGACGATGGCTGATAATGCTGTAGCGATTACACAAAATATGGCTGATGTAACGGCACAGCTAAATCAAGCTGCTCAACAATTTAATGCAGATGGTAATGCAGGCAATGATATGCGTGCTATTTTGACTAACTTAAAACAAACTACGGATCGTGTAGATAATATGGCTCGTTCTATGGAGTCTACTGTAACTGATCCTAAAGCACAGGAAAATATTAAGGAAACATTACATAATACGGCACAAATTTCGGCTCGCATCAACAAATTGATGGGTGGTAAAGCATATCAAACTGATGCAAGTGGAAATGTAGTAGATGGAAATAATGTTGAAAAAAAGTCATCTACTAAAGTTGAGCCTTCTGTAGATTTGTTATATAACACAACAGATGATGAATTCCGCATCAATGGTCGCGTTCGTGCTTATAATGATAAAGGTATGGCTGAGCTTGGCCTTTCCAATATCGGTGATGGCACTAAATTCGATTTAAATGCAGGTCGATTCGTTAGCTCTAAATGGCTAGTACGTGGCGGTATTTTTGAAAGTGAATTAGGACTTGGCGTTGACTATAATTTACGTGGTCCTGTTTCATTATCCGCAGCGGTATATGACCTTAACAATCGTAAATATCGTATTCGTAGTGACATACGTTTACATAAAGATACTTATGGGGTTATTCAAATGACCAGACCGTTCGGTTCCACGAATGGTGGTACCTACTTTGGTATCAAACAAGTATTTTAA
- a CDS encoding TolC family protein, which translates to MNKKVLSLGVMLSLATTGAMAADVVTTSVNNGDQLSKYQKEAIQLTQKQLAEKSVQDSKTYESKLDLDESRTIELALANNRTAKQTKWDYQAAKDTVSATAAGKNPSISYTWQGARSNGVNAMTGRNVTSKTGSHSFTISAPVFSPELDASIDASRYAREGAGASYEESLQQAKYDAISGYYTLIMNRNLVDVAQQSVKDYQGHVTNVQAQYNVGLVASSDVLAAKTNLADSETNLVKAQNSANLSEASLNQVIAYPVQTAINTAEHDLQYKPYNVTLEQAKAYALLHRSALVKSAMAVKEAEEALKKAKSGYLPTVGVEAGRGYADPDGYFGTSNKSWHIGAKASWSLWDGGATQNKVKVATDTLEKAKEANLAAVDNVLLAVQKAYLNLRSAEQTIQSTQTAVAQGQESFRIATLRYRAGVGTNLDVLDAETKLTDARNNYVQALYNYNISIAALEQLTGVPLNTPVGQGAEIIANSGATEQLAQLGGNQ; encoded by the coding sequence ATGAATAAAAAGGTTTTATCCTTAGGTGTAATGCTCTCCTTAGCTACTACAGGTGCAATGGCTGCTGATGTAGTTACAACTTCCGTTAATAATGGAGACCAATTAAGCAAATATCAAAAAGAAGCGATTCAATTAACACAAAAGCAATTAGCTGAAAAATCTGTTCAAGATAGCAAAACATATGAGAGCAAATTGGACCTCGATGAGTCTCGTACCATAGAGTTGGCATTGGCGAATAACCGTACTGCAAAACAAACTAAATGGGACTATCAAGCTGCAAAAGATACTGTAAGTGCTACCGCAGCTGGTAAAAATCCTAGTATTTCTTATACGTGGCAAGGGGCTAGAAGTAATGGTGTGAACGCTATGACTGGACGAAATGTAACAAGCAAGACTGGTAGTCATAGTTTTACGATTAGTGCACCTGTATTTAGTCCTGAATTAGATGCGTCCATTGATGCATCTCGTTATGCACGAGAAGGGGCTGGTGCAAGTTATGAAGAATCACTTCAACAAGCAAAATACGATGCGATCAGTGGTTACTATACTTTGATCATGAACCGCAATCTTGTTGATGTGGCTCAGCAATCTGTGAAAGATTACCAAGGTCATGTAACAAATGTACAAGCTCAATATAATGTTGGTTTGGTTGCTAGTTCTGATGTGTTGGCTGCTAAAACAAATCTCGCTGATTCTGAAACGAATCTTGTAAAAGCACAAAACTCTGCAAATTTATCAGAGGCTAGCTTGAATCAAGTTATTGCATATCCTGTACAAACAGCTATTAATACAGCAGAACATGACTTACAATATAAACCTTATAATGTGACATTAGAACAAGCTAAAGCCTATGCGTTGCTTCATCGCTCAGCCCTTGTAAAATCTGCTATGGCTGTAAAAGAGGCTGAAGAAGCTTTGAAAAAGGCTAAGTCCGGCTACTTGCCTACAGTTGGTGTAGAAGCCGGTCGTGGTTATGCTGATCCAGATGGTTACTTTGGTACAAGTAACAAATCTTGGCATATTGGAGCAAAGGCTTCTTGGAGTCTATGGGATGGCGGTGCAACACAAAATAAAGTAAAAGTGGCTACTGATACTTTAGAAAAAGCTAAAGAAGCCAACTTAGCCGCTGTAGATAATGTGTTATTAGCCGTACAAAAAGCATACTTGAACTTGCGTTCTGCAGAGCAAACAATCCAAAGCACTCAAACTGCAGTTGCTCAAGGTCAAGAAAGCTTCCGTATTGCTACACTTCGCTATCGCGCAGGGGTTGGTACAAACCTTGATGTACTCGATGCGGAAACTAAATTAACAGATGCTCGTAATAACTATGTACAAGCTCTTTATAATTACAATATTAGCATTGCAGCTCTTGAACAATTGACAGGTGTTCCATTGAATACTCCAGTTGGACAAGGTGCAGAAATTATTGCAAACAGTGGTGCAACTGAACAATTAGCACAACTTGGTGGTAATCAATAA
- a CDS encoding translocation/assembly module TamB domain-containing protein has protein sequence MTRKKWCLIGAAILGLSAVGASINPIAKTYVEPMVKEQVNNTINGSVDYDSLRINWNGDVVLSDVVIKDQDGHLVGTAQDVAVGVKLSALPSIIGGNTSGATAISNVTVDAPDLHIWQLNDGSWSIEKLVKPSDPNKSGSFDGDIAINNGHVALRTKDGVKRNVENLDGTVALNMSGMSKGAFTADVDGSSVLVNGKIDMDDVSNFDVFVQADEIDTAGIMSFIPLRKDLVVTKGKLQDLHLNVKSEDGQYIMSGNVGFKGLTGTYKRGNTMYTITDGEGRIMLNHDQIVISHSSWRINDQVAKLNGLITLGKDEEYLNLNVVADKVKLEAITDVGVTGIVGGRAHIGGTTVAPRVDATIGSDGISYKGYHVDRVQGNVVYDNGLVRIDDAQLSIGTGNAKVKGQYVVDTDDFDAVANVHALSLDAFTQDLTMPITGTVDGEIHVLGKNNQVTDLVGAVQGHQIGVRGVVLDSVKADLTHSDNLTNITMVGNMGTGSFSGYGSIQNGQVDATISGNALPLTSLSSIIGEDVAGTVSTSINVKGSLDNPNVTGTVWGQEVLYKGAHFNDIHSDITLDNHVLTITNGHIGDGSGGYDITGWYNINTDALDLNAKARAVRIENLIRPITDIPITGWFETDNHITGTVANPIVEGRAHLWDGSAYGKLITNAFAKYNYKNERLELYRFDIEGYGATITGGGTVSKEAINIDFEGKKIDMGRLLINTDYKVDGLLAGRGTITGSMDNPQFNGYILSDALSINGQLLTDIHGHVYADKSVVNVQDFSFAESNGGRYVAKGGMKLDDSKQLFGVLDVTNGSVKNLLALLDQADEHLDGQLNGSVEIGGTKDNPSVTVNGKINDVSIDDKVVGDATIDASLANRKFKITTLKLPVDEGLIAMGGTLDLDGQADLQVALKDVDIVPFLPLIGKDIQATGWVTGVVNVTGETKNPKVELSGAVESGSFNGIGIDEGFALATMQDHVIQIQRIQGAKGGYKLSIYGKIPLAAIYTSGYLDASDAKSMDVTIDFNEADMAVIPLVTTSVKDATGPLKGAIRLTGTIDQPEAYGTVSVRNGTMKLANVDNEITSIDGDLIFSGQQGDFQSRINMGKGSAGLVAKVNWSGHELTNYKAALQLDGLDVRSEYVRGPLNGELYIAERDGLPTLIGNLDLENIQFKIPLSLQSSESNTNMGVDVNIHAGKGVRLYDRTLYNMFIGGDVHFGGTLQNPTASGQFDVKSGTFKYLSHVFNITKGNAHFVGGSYLPNLQLEAETNVSNYNIMLGVKGTVDHMDLTLSSNPNLSRKQIISMLTFGRGADSNSSTLTNDDVNAVATAGLQMFAFGYVQDALQNTLGLDRINITTGSIDPDEPTNRETAGNYNIEIGKYIVPKVMLTYSQGINNKQNKYGVEYSVKRNLKFTAWRTSQGNNYLGGRWTRSF, from the coding sequence ATGACCCGTAAAAAGTGGTGTCTCATAGGGGCTGCAATTTTAGGATTATCTGCAGTTGGTGCTAGTATAAACCCTATAGCTAAGACCTATGTAGAACCTATGGTTAAAGAACAAGTAAATAATACCATAAACGGATCTGTGGACTATGATTCTCTTCGTATCAATTGGAATGGTGATGTAGTTTTATCAGATGTGGTGATTAAAGATCAGGATGGTCACTTAGTAGGGACGGCACAAGATGTAGCTGTTGGGGTTAAACTATCTGCATTACCAAGTATAATTGGGGGTAACACATCAGGGGCGACAGCTATATCCAATGTTACCGTGGATGCACCTGATCTTCACATATGGCAATTGAACGATGGGTCTTGGAGTATAGAAAAGTTAGTTAAACCATCTGATCCGAATAAATCGGGTAGTTTTGATGGTGATATTGCCATTAATAATGGTCATGTAGCGCTGCGCACTAAAGATGGCGTTAAACGCAATGTTGAAAACCTTGATGGCACCGTTGCTCTTAATATGAGTGGTATGTCCAAAGGGGCATTTACTGCTGACGTAGATGGTTCATCTGTCCTTGTAAATGGCAAAATAGATATGGACGATGTATCTAATTTTGATGTCTTTGTACAAGCCGATGAAATTGATACTGCTGGTATTATGAGCTTTATTCCGTTACGCAAAGATCTTGTTGTTACGAAGGGGAAATTACAAGATTTACATCTCAATGTTAAAAGTGAAGATGGACAATATATTATGAGTGGCAATGTAGGCTTTAAAGGTTTAACAGGCACTTATAAGCGGGGCAATACGATGTATACCATTACTGATGGTGAAGGTCGTATTATGCTCAATCATGACCAAATTGTTATTAGCCATAGCTCTTGGCGTATCAATGATCAAGTAGCGAAGCTTAATGGTCTTATTACATTGGGGAAAGACGAAGAATATCTCAATCTTAATGTTGTAGCGGATAAGGTAAAACTAGAAGCCATTACAGATGTGGGGGTTACTGGTATTGTCGGTGGTCGTGCGCATATTGGAGGCACTACTGTAGCGCCGCGGGTGGATGCAACCATAGGCAGTGATGGTATTTCTTATAAAGGGTACCATGTGGACCGCGTACAGGGAAATGTAGTATACGATAATGGATTAGTTCGTATCGATGATGCTCAATTGTCTATTGGCACTGGTAATGCTAAAGTTAAAGGTCAATACGTCGTAGACACAGATGATTTCGACGCTGTTGCTAACGTTCATGCCTTATCGTTAGATGCTTTTACACAGGATTTGACGATGCCTATTACAGGGACAGTTGATGGAGAAATCCATGTTTTGGGTAAGAATAATCAAGTTACAGATCTTGTAGGCGCTGTTCAGGGCCATCAGATTGGGGTCCGTGGTGTAGTGTTGGATTCTGTAAAAGCGGATTTAACCCATAGTGACAATCTTACCAATATAACTATGGTTGGGAATATGGGAACTGGATCCTTTAGTGGATATGGTTCGATTCAAAATGGTCAAGTGGATGCTACAATTTCTGGTAATGCGTTACCGCTAACATCACTTAGTTCAATCATAGGTGAAGATGTTGCTGGTACAGTCAGCACGTCTATTAATGTAAAAGGCTCCTTAGATAATCCGAATGTGACTGGTACTGTATGGGGACAAGAGGTTCTCTATAAGGGTGCTCATTTTAATGATATTCATAGTGATATTACTTTGGACAATCACGTTCTAACCATTACAAATGGTCATATCGGTGACGGTAGTGGTGGCTATGATATTACTGGTTGGTATAATATCAATACTGACGCCTTAGATTTAAATGCTAAAGCTCGTGCTGTACGTATTGAAAATCTAATTCGTCCTATAACCGATATTCCTATTACAGGATGGTTTGAAACTGATAACCATATAACTGGGACCGTGGCCAATCCTATTGTAGAAGGCCGAGCTCATTTATGGGATGGGTCTGCCTATGGCAAGCTTATAACTAATGCTTTTGCAAAGTATAACTATAAAAATGAAAGATTAGAATTATATCGCTTTGATATTGAAGGCTACGGAGCGACTATTACAGGTGGCGGTACTGTATCAAAAGAGGCTATTAATATTGATTTTGAAGGTAAGAAAATCGATATGGGTAGATTGCTCATCAATACCGACTATAAGGTGGATGGTTTACTAGCAGGCCGTGGTACTATAACAGGTTCTATGGATAACCCTCAGTTTAATGGTTACATTTTATCTGATGCTTTATCTATAAATGGGCAATTATTGACTGATATTCATGGCCACGTGTATGCAGATAAATCCGTCGTAAATGTACAAGATTTTTCGTTTGCTGAATCAAATGGTGGTCGTTATGTTGCCAAAGGTGGCATGAAGCTCGATGATAGTAAACAGTTATTTGGCGTTTTAGATGTTACCAATGGTAGTGTAAAGAATTTGTTGGCATTACTAGATCAAGCTGATGAGCATCTTGATGGTCAATTGAATGGTTCCGTTGAAATTGGTGGCACAAAGGATAATCCAAGCGTTACTGTTAACGGTAAAATTAATGATGTTAGTATTGATGATAAGGTTGTCGGTGATGCAACGATTGATGCTAGCTTAGCTAATCGGAAGTTTAAAATTACTACCTTAAAACTACCTGTTGATGAAGGTCTCATCGCCATGGGTGGTACATTGGATCTAGATGGGCAAGCTGATTTACAAGTAGCCTTAAAGGATGTCGACATAGTGCCATTCTTACCACTCATAGGTAAGGATATTCAAGCAACAGGCTGGGTAACAGGTGTTGTGAATGTTACTGGAGAAACGAAAAATCCTAAGGTGGAATTATCTGGTGCAGTAGAGTCCGGTTCGTTCAATGGAATTGGTATTGATGAAGGCTTTGCGTTGGCTACAATGCAAGATCATGTCATTCAAATCCAACGTATTCAAGGCGCTAAAGGAGGCTATAAACTCAGTATTTATGGCAAAATTCCATTGGCAGCTATTTATACATCTGGTTATTTAGACGCTAGTGATGCTAAATCTATGGATGTAACAATTGACTTTAACGAAGCTGATATGGCTGTTATTCCTCTTGTTACTACTAGCGTTAAAGATGCAACGGGGCCGTTAAAGGGTGCAATTAGGCTTACAGGGACTATAGATCAACCTGAGGCATACGGCACAGTATCTGTACGTAATGGTACTATGAAATTGGCCAATGTAGATAATGAAATTACTAGTATTGACGGAGACTTAATTTTCTCTGGACAACAAGGGGATTTCCAATCTCGTATCAATATGGGGAAAGGTAGTGCTGGTTTAGTGGCTAAGGTAAATTGGTCTGGTCATGAGCTTACCAACTATAAGGCTGCCCTTCAACTTGATGGACTCGATGTTCGTAGTGAATATGTGAGAGGCCCATTAAATGGCGAACTTTACATTGCGGAACGTGATGGATTACCTACCTTGATAGGTAATTTGGATCTAGAAAACATCCAATTTAAGATTCCTCTTTCCTTGCAGTCTAGTGAAAGCAACACCAACATGGGCGTAGATGTTAATATTCATGCTGGCAAGGGTGTGCGCCTATATGATCGTACTCTATACAATATGTTCATAGGTGGTGATGTTCATTTCGGTGGTACATTGCAAAATCCTACTGCTAGTGGCCAGTTCGATGTTAAATCTGGTACGTTCAAATACTTAAGTCATGTATTTAATATTACGAAGGGGAATGCACACTTTGTAGGAGGCTCCTATTTACCAAATTTACAATTAGAAGCTGAAACGAATGTAAGCAACTACAATATTATGCTTGGTGTAAAAGGGACTGTAGATCATATGGATCTTACTTTGTCGTCCAATCCTAACTTATCTAGAAAGCAAATTATTTCCATGTTGACCTTTGGTCGTGGTGCAGATTCTAATAGTAGTACATTGACAAATGATGATGTGAATGCTGTTGCTACAGCAGGTCTTCAAATGTTTGCTTTTGGCTATGTGCAAGATGCATTGCAAAATACATTAGGTTTAGATAGGATTAATATTACGACAGGCTCCATTGATCCTGATGAACCGACTAATAGGGAAACAGCAGGTAATTACAATATTGAAATTGGCAAGTATATTGTGCCAAAGGTAATGCTTACTTATTCTCAAGGTATTAATAATAAACAAAATAAATATGGTGTTGAGTATTCTGTAAAACGAAACCTCAAGTTTACTGCATGGCGTACATCGCAAGGAAACAATTATTTAGGTGGTCGTTGGACAAGAAGCTTCTAA
- a CDS encoding outer membrane protein assembly factor — MFKPKAYKSMLAASVLTAVMGTGSVFAAEVQAGYTPDLNNTTTTSAATTNDATTTQAVYNADAATPATTQDETDAAILAARGDTTVSSDGTVVKGSDGTVTVNNAALKTDDKQVKMVSKTTGGTDLDKAAENGQTQAVTTVEAQYVTSANAESINPYVGKLITGLSISGVTAEQQAQLLPILTEKIGDAVSVDGVFKDVTNLGNTGYFSEVNPVFTTVPEGVKLDFAVTVNPITTGVAFEGNTVYTSEVLTKFMDLQAGQVLNSVYVGQKVQGINAAYARDGYMLAHVDGIRVDDQGVLHVHIVEGIVEDIVPAGNKKTRDKVITREFVQKKGKPFNKFLVRRSVERVYNLGFFDDVNVRMLPGDQDPNNVIIEIDVLEHKTGTITLGAGYSKSDGLMGIIEFGEDNFRGTGDKFKVHWEIGGKKKYKNYQISYLKPWIDSKGTSLGFSFFNREDEYTDYNEDGNEVAEYNKKSRGFNISFGRQTGEYTRDYLTLESRKDSYKWDSDDSSGYRYDTDAISNTTGSGNDWNNTNPSTGGSWNFASNNYVKNNFGRINSITWQKVYDSRDNIYEPTRGRRISYTAQWAGHGLGGDFDFYKFTAEARMYKKLGAKNVLAFRARGGFIQGDAPYSQLFTLGGADSLRGYEDDQFRGKYMYNATLEFRFPIVKKVSGVLFTDIGDAWDAPNVTWYNSKKTFNYGVGAGVRITTPIGPVKLDYGVGKHKNKFHFSFGTQF, encoded by the coding sequence ATGTTTAAACCAAAAGCCTATAAAAGTATGCTTGCAGCATCTGTATTGACTGCTGTCATGGGGACAGGCAGTGTATTTGCTGCAGAGGTACAAGCTGGCTATACTCCAGATTTAAATAACACAACAACAACTAGTGCAGCAACTACTAATGATGCTACTACTACACAAGCTGTTTACAATGCTGATGCAGCTACACCTGCAACAACACAAGATGAAACTGATGCAGCTATCTTAGCGGCTCGTGGTGATACAACTGTATCTAGCGATGGCACTGTAGTTAAAGGTTCTGACGGAACTGTTACAGTCAATAATGCTGCTTTAAAAACAGATGACAAACAAGTAAAAATGGTGTCTAAAACTACTGGTGGTACTGACCTTGATAAGGCTGCTGAAAATGGCCAAACTCAAGCTGTTACAACTGTAGAAGCTCAATATGTTACATCTGCTAATGCTGAGTCTATTAATCCATATGTAGGTAAATTAATTACTGGTTTATCTATTTCTGGTGTAACAGCTGAACAACAAGCACAATTATTGCCTATCTTGACAGAAAAAATCGGCGATGCTGTATCTGTTGATGGTGTATTTAAAGACGTAACTAACCTTGGTAATACTGGTTACTTCTCTGAAGTAAACCCTGTATTTACAACAGTACCTGAAGGCGTTAAATTGGACTTTGCTGTTACAGTAAATCCAATTACTACTGGTGTAGCTTTCGAAGGTAATACAGTTTATACTTCTGAAGTATTGACTAAATTCATGGACCTTCAAGCAGGTCAAGTTCTTAACTCTGTATACGTAGGCCAAAAGGTTCAAGGTATCAACGCAGCATACGCTCGCGATGGCTATATGTTGGCACATGTTGATGGTATTCGCGTAGATGACCAAGGCGTGCTTCATGTTCATATCGTAGAAGGTATTGTTGAAGATATCGTTCCTGCTGGTAACAAGAAAACTCGCGATAAAGTTATTACTCGCGAATTCGTTCAAAAGAAAGGTAAACCTTTCAATAAATTCTTGGTACGCCGTTCTGTAGAACGCGTATATAACCTAGGCTTCTTTGATGATGTGAATGTTCGCATGTTGCCTGGCGATCAAGATCCTAACAATGTAATCATTGAAATCGATGTTTTGGAACATAAAACAGGTACTATTACATTAGGCGCCGGTTATTCTAAATCTGATGGTTTGATGGGTATCATTGAATTTGGTGAAGACAACTTCCGCGGTACTGGTGATAAATTCAAAGTTCACTGGGAAATCGGTGGTAAGAAAAAATATAAAAACTACCAAATCTCTTACTTGAAACCTTGGATTGATAGCAAAGGTACATCTCTTGGCTTCTCCTTCTTCAACCGTGAAGATGAATACACTGATTACAACGAAGATGGTAATGAAGTAGCAGAATATAACAAGAAATCTCGTGGTTTCAATATTTCCTTCGGTCGTCAAACAGGCGAATATACTCGTGACTATTTGACTCTTGAATCCCGTAAAGATTCCTATAAATGGGATAGTGATGATAGCTCTGGTTACCGTTATGATACAGATGCTATTTCAAATACGACTGGTAGTGGGAATGATTGGAATAATACAAACCCTAGCACTGGTGGTAGCTGGAACTTTGCATCTAATAACTATGTAAAAAATAACTTCGGTCGTATCAATTCCATTACATGGCAAAAGGTATACGATTCCCGTGATAATATTTATGAACCAACACGTGGTCGTCGTATTTCTTATACAGCGCAATGGGCTGGTCATGGTTTAGGCGGTGACTTCGACTTCTACAAATTCACAGCTGAAGCACGTATGTATAAAAAACTAGGTGCTAAGAATGTATTGGCATTCCGCGCACGTGGTGGTTTTATCCAAGGTGATGCTCCTTATAGCCAATTGTTCACATTGGGTGGTGCAGACTCCTTACGTGGTTACGAAGATGATCAATTCCGTGGTAAGTACATGTACAATGCTACATTGGAATTCCGCTTCCCGATCGTTAAAAAGGTTAGTGGTGTATTGTTCACTGATATCGGTGATGCATGGGATGCACCAAATGTAACATGGTACAACAGCAAGAAAACCTTTAACTATGGCGTTGGTGCTGGTGTTCGTATTACTACACCAATTGGCCCAGTTAAACTTGATTATGGCGTGGGTAAACACAAAAATAAATTCCACTTCAGCTTCGGCACACAATTCTAA